In Devosia litorisediminis, one genomic interval encodes:
- a CDS encoding MarR family winged helix-turn-helix transcriptional regulator yields the protein MGVALENRTKVALTAMRKILRTTELNSKRLMQETGLTPSQLIFMQLLDDEREQTAGYVAGRMGITQATTTALLQKLEALGMIQRRKGETDRRQVWLSLTDAGRKVLTIAPDGVHARFQEQFAALDDWEQAMLIASLERVAALLGNEDQAAAAVLDATAALSSD from the coding sequence ATGGGTGTTGCGTTGGAAAATCGGACCAAGGTTGCCTTGACTGCCATGCGCAAGATCCTGCGCACCACCGAGTTGAACAGCAAGCGGTTGATGCAGGAAACCGGACTGACACCATCTCAATTGATCTTCATGCAATTGCTCGACGACGAGCGCGAGCAGACCGCTGGCTATGTTGCCGGACGCATGGGCATTACCCAGGCCACCACCACGGCCCTGCTGCAAAAGCTTGAAGCGCTGGGCATGATACAGCGCCGCAAGGGCGAAACGGATCGCCGCCAGGTATGGCTGTCACTGACCGATGCGGGCCGCAAGGTGCTGACCATTGCTCCTGACGGGGTGCACGCCCGCTTTCAGGAGCAGTTCGCAGCCCTTGATGATTGGGAACAGGCGATGCTGATTGCCTCGCTGGAACGGGTGGCAGCGCTACTGGGCAATGAGGATCAGGCCGCGGCAGCCGTGCTCGATGCAACGGCAGCCCTCTCAAGCGATTGA
- a CDS encoding hemerythrin domain-containing protein: MTLPNRHIAALEQSYSELLALCDALETVADNLPHEINARVCRSLADALEPLVARTHQQEEETLFPLLAASQNPQLSRTLARLREEHLADHSTAAEVSEALHDLSAGASKLSPDAVGYLLRSFFESMRRHVLSEQELLAMVGPPPLLH, translated from the coding sequence ATGACTCTGCCCAATCGCCATATCGCGGCACTGGAACAAAGCTATAGTGAGCTGCTGGCGCTGTGTGACGCCCTCGAAACGGTGGCTGACAACCTGCCCCATGAGATCAATGCCCGGGTATGCCGTAGCCTGGCGGATGCACTTGAACCGCTGGTCGCCCGCACCCACCAGCAGGAAGAAGAGACACTTTTTCCTCTGCTGGCAGCGAGCCAGAATCCGCAGCTCAGCCGCACGCTGGCGCGATTGCGCGAAGAGCATCTGGCCGATCACAGCACCGCAGCCGAGGTCAGCGAAGCGCTACATGACCTGAGCGCAGGAGCGTCCAAGCTGTCGCCCGATGCTGTTGGTTATTTGCTGCGCTCCTTCTTTGAAAGCATGCGCCGCCATGTATTGAGCGAGCAGGAACTGCTCGCCATGGTCGGCCCGCCCCCGCTGCTGCACTAG
- the ectB gene encoding diaminobutyrate--2-oxoglutarate transaminase, giving the protein MTLTKTTSPLATFDRVESRVRSYSRSFPKMFDKAVGATIYDTSGKAYTDFLAGCSSLNYGHNDPDLKAALIEYVSADGIAHGLDMFTDAKEHFLANFEQYILKPRGMNHRVQFTGPTGANAVEAALKLARKVTGRNNVISFTNGFHGVTLGALAATGNGKHRAGASTPLSGVTRAAFDGYYGPEINTADLLDHQLSDPSSGVDAPAAIIVETVQGEGGLNAASKSWLQQIEKIARKHGALFIIDDIQAGCGRTGGFFSFDGMGLSPDLITMAKSLSGMGLPLAVTLIKPEHDIWKPAEHNGTFRGNNHAFITAAAALEKFWADDSFATEVAKKAEYLADRLGAIADEHDLGIKGRGMMLGVDAGSGEHAAAICKTCFTKGLIIETSGSFDQIVKVLAPLTISTEQLAAGLDTLEAAFDAVMGLHRAAAE; this is encoded by the coding sequence ATGACTTTGACCAAAACCACTTCGCCACTTGCCACTTTCGACCGCGTTGAAAGCCGGGTGCGCTCCTATTCGCGCAGCTTTCCCAAGATGTTCGACAAGGCAGTTGGCGCCACGATCTACGACACCAGCGGCAAGGCCTATACCGACTTCCTCGCCGGTTGTTCGAGCCTGAACTATGGCCACAACGATCCCGATCTCAAGGCTGCACTGATCGAGTACGTCTCCGCCGATGGCATTGCCCATGGCCTGGATATGTTCACCGACGCCAAGGAGCACTTCCTGGCCAATTTCGAACAGTACATCCTCAAGCCCCGCGGCATGAACCACCGCGTCCAGTTCACCGGACCGACTGGCGCCAACGCCGTTGAAGCCGCGCTCAAGCTGGCGCGCAAGGTCACAGGCCGCAACAATGTGATCTCCTTTACCAATGGCTTTCATGGCGTGACGCTGGGCGCACTGGCCGCCACCGGCAATGGCAAGCACCGCGCCGGTGCCTCCACGCCGCTTTCGGGTGTCACCCGCGCCGCCTTTGACGGCTATTATGGCCCCGAGATCAATACAGCCGACCTGCTGGACCACCAGTTGTCCGATCCCTCCAGCGGCGTGGATGCGCCAGCCGCCATCATCGTCGAGACCGTGCAGGGCGAAGGCGGGCTCAATGCCGCATCCAAGAGCTGGCTGCAGCAGATCGAAAAGATCGCCCGCAAGCACGGCGCGCTGTTCATCATCGATGACATTCAGGCCGGCTGCGGTCGTACGGGCGGCTTCTTCTCGTTTGATGGCATGGGCCTGTCGCCCGACCTGATCACCATGGCGAAATCGCTCTCGGGCATGGGCCTGCCGCTCGCCGTCACGCTGATCAAGCCAGAGCATGACATCTGGAAGCCAGCCGAGCACAACGGCACCTTCCGTGGCAATAACCACGCCTTCATCACGGCAGCCGCCGCGCTGGAGAAGTTCTGGGCCGATGACAGCTTCGCCACCGAAGTGGCCAAGAAGGCCGAATATCTGGCCGATCGCCTGGGTGCCATTGCCGATGAGCATGATCTGGGCATCAAGGGCCGCGGCATGATGCTGGGCGTTGATGCGGGTAGCGGCGAACACGCTGCCGCCATCTGCAAGACCTGCTTCACCAAGGGTCTGATCATCGAGACCTCGGGTAGCTTTGACCAGATCGTCAAGGTGCTCGCGCCACTCACCATTTCAACCGAGCAGCTTGCTGCGGGCCTGGACACCCTGGAGGCCGCTTTTGATGCGGTCATGGGTCTGCACCGCGCAGCTGCCGAATAG
- a CDS encoding aspartate kinase has protein sequence MTNTTKHHTVEKIGGTSMTRTAELLDTVLIGTREGDDLYNRIFVVSAYAGMTDSLLEHKKSGEPGVYALFASAEGSWTWGDALNQVAEKMFAQNAEIFSDDGARQTANRFARERVEGVRSCLIDLSRLCSFGHFQLEQHLLTVREMLASLGEAQSAFNTAMLLNMQGVNARFVDLTGWREDSQLPLDEAIARAFEEIDVNRELPIVTGYAQCREVLMGTYDRGYSEVTLSRVAVVTGAGEAIIHKEFHLSSSDPRVVGVDAVRVIGETNYDVADQLSNMGMEAIHPRAAKSLRQAGIPLRVKNAFEPEHDGTLIRSDLHARAPQVEIVTGLRNVFALEFYDQDMVGVKGYDSGILDALKRHSVWIISKTSNANTITHFLKGSMKAIRRVEADLSAAFPSAEITLRKVSIVSAIGRDLSGTAVLLQAIKALAGAGIEPLGVHDLIRKVDLQVVVEQADFENTIKALHKGLIENWAPAQRETLHAVA, from the coding sequence ATGACCAATACGACTAAGCACCACACGGTTGAAAAGATCGGCGGCACGTCCATGACGCGCACCGCCGAATTGCTCGACACCGTGCTGATCGGTACGCGCGAGGGCGACGACCTCTACAATCGCATCTTCGTGGTATCCGCCTATGCGGGCATGACCGACAGCCTGCTCGAGCACAAGAAATCGGGCGAACCGGGAGTCTATGCCCTGTTCGCCAGTGCCGAGGGTAGCTGGACCTGGGGCGATGCCCTCAATCAGGTCGCCGAAAAGATGTTTGCGCAGAACGCTGAAATCTTCAGCGATGACGGCGCGCGGCAAACAGCCAACCGTTTCGCGCGCGAACGCGTCGAAGGCGTCCGCTCCTGTCTGATCGATCTGTCACGGCTCTGCTCGTTCGGGCACTTCCAGCTTGAACAGCACCTGCTCACGGTTCGCGAAATGCTCGCCTCGCTGGGCGAGGCGCAGTCGGCCTTCAATACGGCAATGCTGCTCAACATGCAGGGCGTCAATGCCCGCTTTGTTGATCTCACCGGCTGGCGTGAAGACAGCCAGTTGCCGCTGGACGAAGCCATCGCGCGGGCCTTTGAGGAGATCGATGTCAACCGCGAACTGCCCATCGTCACCGGCTATGCCCAGTGCCGAGAAGTGCTCATGGGCACCTATGATCGCGGGTATAGCGAAGTGACACTATCGCGCGTGGCGGTGGTCACCGGCGCTGGCGAGGCAATCATCCACAAGGAGTTTCACCTCTCCTCATCCGACCCGCGTGTGGTCGGTGTGGACGCCGTCCGGGTCATTGGCGAAACCAATTACGACGTGGCCGATCAGCTCTCCAATATGGGGATGGAAGCGATCCATCCCCGGGCAGCCAAGAGCCTGCGTCAGGCGGGCATTCCGCTCCGGGTAAAGAACGCCTTCGAGCCCGAGCACGACGGCACGCTGATCCGTTCGGACCTGCATGCACGTGCGCCGCAGGTTGAGATCGTCACCGGGCTGCGCAACGTGTTTGCGCTCGAGTTCTACGATCAGGACATGGTCGGGGTGAAAGGCTATGATTCCGGCATTCTGGACGCGCTCAAGCGCCACAGCGTCTGGATCATCTCCAAGACCTCCAACGCCAATACCATCACCCACTTTCTCAAAGGGTCGATGAAGGCCATTCGCCGGGTTGAAGCCGATCTCTCTGCAGCCTTCCCGAGCGCCGAGATCACCCTGCGCAAGGTGTCGATCGTTTCGGCCATCGGGCGCGATCTTAGCGGCACCGCCGTGCTGCTGCAGGCCATCAAGGCGCTGGCAGGCGCCGGTATTGAACCACTCGGCGTGCATGACCTGATCCGCAAGGTGGACCTGCAGGTCGTGGTCGAACAGGCCGATTTCGAAAACACCATCAAGGCCCTGCACAAGGGCCTGATCGAGAATTGGGCACCGGCGCAACGCGAGACGCTGCACGCCGTCGCCTAA
- a CDS encoding ectoine synthase, producing the protein MIVRDLHEARKGERLVNSDGWDSTRLLLAGDDMGFSFHITRIHENTSHVFHYKHHFESVYCVSGEGSIEELDTGKVHQIRPGVMYALDKNDKHRLTAKSEMVMACCFNPPVTGTEVHREDGSYAPITEDA; encoded by the coding sequence ATGATCGTTCGAGATCTCCATGAGGCCCGCAAGGGCGAACGCCTCGTCAATTCTGATGGCTGGGACAGCACGCGTCTGCTGCTGGCCGGCGATGACATGGGCTTCAGCTTCCACATCACGCGCATCCACGAGAACACCAGCCACGTGTTCCACTACAAGCATCACTTCGAGAGCGTTTACTGCGTGTCCGGCGAGGGCAGCATTGAAGAGCTCGATACCGGCAAGGTGCACCAGATCCGCCCGGGCGTGATGTACGCGCTCGACAAGAACGACAAGCATCGCCTGACCGCCAAGAGCGAGATGGTCATGGCCTGCTGTTTCAACCCGCCGGTGACCGGCACCGAAGTCCATCGTGAAGATGGCTCCTACGCCCCCATCACCGAAGACGCCTAG
- a CDS encoding S8 family peptidase, translating to MSTSSKQASPSEAQRARITIAKSLLSTALMATVLSACGGGGGGSSGGAPSSTPSATSGWATRSVTFNPAVAASILLSAEFRNADANCTFVGCAAAGTPAVGQSQAFELHNLHTALSSGVTGAGKLVAVVDDGFRLTHREFSGKTLSQTGALPLADHGTHVASLIAGVKDGVGMHGVAPGANLHLTSFDPAGGGTLDIDNVIAGTLNAAGLGAVAQNNSWGYNVDARTLQNHLTANPGHSTAQALNAVVAGFGAAKWQSYLDALNTFENGGVVVWALSNDNAMTSGDVMATLPYFDTRLQGAWIAAANGYFEVNGAGDISKAIRLSAACGLAARFCIAGDGTTTAANGASDSGYSAGTGTSYVAPQISGAVALLAQAFPDMTPEEWAKRLMASADNSWFSKLGVPVAGSVDFGNGVSHAYSTEWGHGVLDIGAALAPIGSVAVLSGATVTSSARVGLAESVLLAPAAFGDGLTTALEGTDVAVFDALNRGFAVEGSALVSSPAPTMLPDLLGAVETPHWGALPSYQQLLRQAPDLAEDGASVAMLSSAAGVFEQPGSSALAERSSVFGMVQDAVAVIATQNAGPLDITAIGFAGRGVNGQTAGIGGTGVNLSWSAGGSRASVGVSFMNEQGGLLGMPENAAFGWGTGSAAGTAHIGLDQQIATDLALFGRLEYGVARQSGATSGLVANMSDLQFSGFEVGARMNSVLFASDRLSFSLAQPLRIESGTMGLSLPVSRNADGAIEHRQQDADLTPGGREFNLSLAYSQPIGSGQWQIGLQHRLDAGHIQGASSSGLALGVGQSF from the coding sequence ATGTCGACATCCAGCAAGCAGGCGTCGCCTTCCGAGGCTCAACGCGCGCGTATCACCATTGCCAAATCCCTGCTGAGCACGGCGCTGATGGCGACCGTGCTGTCTGCTTGTGGCGGCGGCGGTGGGGGTTCGAGCGGCGGCGCCCCCAGCTCAACGCCCAGCGCAACAAGCGGCTGGGCGACCCGCAGCGTGACCTTCAATCCTGCGGTGGCGGCCAGCATCCTGCTCTCGGCCGAATTTCGCAATGCCGATGCCAATTGCACCTTTGTCGGCTGCGCCGCTGCGGGCACCCCGGCAGTAGGGCAATCGCAGGCGTTCGAGTTGCACAATCTGCACACCGCCCTGTCGTCGGGTGTCACCGGCGCCGGCAAGCTGGTGGCTGTGGTTGATGATGGCTTCCGCCTGACGCACCGCGAATTCTCCGGCAAGACGCTGAGCCAGACCGGCGCGCTGCCGCTGGCCGATCACGGCACGCATGTGGCGTCGCTCATTGCCGGCGTGAAGGACGGCGTGGGCATGCATGGCGTCGCGCCGGGCGCCAATCTGCACCTGACCTCGTTTGATCCAGCGGGCGGCGGCACGCTCGACATCGACAACGTCATTGCCGGCACGCTGAATGCGGCCGGTCTGGGCGCGGTGGCCCAGAACAATTCGTGGGGCTACAATGTCGATGCCCGCACGCTGCAGAACCACCTGACTGCCAATCCTGGACACAGCACCGCCCAGGCACTCAATGCCGTGGTTGCCGGCTTCGGCGCTGCCAAATGGCAATCCTATCTCGATGCCCTGAACACCTTCGAGAACGGTGGCGTGGTCGTTTGGGCCCTGTCCAATGACAACGCCATGACGTCGGGCGACGTGATGGCGACCCTGCCCTATTTTGACACAAGGCTGCAGGGCGCCTGGATTGCTGCCGCCAACGGGTATTTCGAGGTCAACGGCGCGGGGGACATCAGCAAGGCGATCCGGCTCTCGGCCGCCTGTGGGCTGGCTGCCCGGTTCTGCATTGCCGGTGACGGCACCACTACGGCGGCCAATGGCGCGTCGGACAGCGGCTATTCGGCGGGCACCGGCACCTCCTATGTTGCGCCACAGATTTCGGGCGCGGTCGCGCTCCTGGCACAGGCCTTTCCCGACATGACCCCGGAGGAATGGGCCAAGCGCCTGATGGCGAGCGCGGACAATAGCTGGTTCTCCAAGCTGGGCGTGCCGGTGGCCGGTTCGGTCGATTTCGGCAATGGCGTCAGTCATGCCTATTCCACCGAATGGGGCCACGGGGTGCTCGATATCGGCGCGGCGTTGGCGCCGATCGGCAGCGTCGCCGTGCTGTCGGGCGCCACGGTAACAAGCAGTGCGCGCGTCGGGCTGGCCGAGAGCGTATTGTTGGCTCCTGCCGCCTTTGGCGATGGGCTGACCACGGCGCTCGAAGGCACCGATGTGGCCGTGTTCGACGCGCTCAATCGCGGCTTCGCCGTTGAGGGCTCGGCGCTGGTTTCCAGCCCCGCCCCCACCATGCTGCCAGACCTGCTTGGCGCGGTGGAAACACCGCATTGGGGCGCCCTGCCCTCCTATCAGCAATTGCTGCGGCAGGCGCCAGATCTGGCCGAGGATGGCGCATCGGTTGCCATGCTCAGCAGCGCCGCTGGCGTCTTCGAGCAGCCTGGCAGTAGTGCTTTGGCCGAACGCAGCTCGGTGTTTGGCATGGTCCAGGACGCCGTGGCGGTCATCGCCACCCAGAATGCCGGCCCGCTCGACATCACCGCGATCGGCTTTGCCGGGCGCGGGGTGAATGGACAGACGGCGGGCATTGGCGGCACCGGGGTCAATCTGAGCTGGAGCGCTGGCGGCAGCCGCGCCAGTGTCGGTGTGAGCTTTATGAACGAACAGGGCGGCCTGTTGGGCATGCCCGAAAACGCGGCCTTTGGCTGGGGGACAGGCAGCGCTGCAGGAACGGCCCATATCGGGCTGGATCAGCAGATCGCGACCGATCTCGCGCTGTTCGGCCGGCTCGAATATGGGGTTGCCCGCCAGAGCGGCGCGACGTCCGGGCTGGTGGCCAATATGTCGGATCTGCAGTTTTCCGGCTTCGAGGTCGGCGCCCGGATGAATTCGGTGCTCTTTGCCAGCGACCGGCTGAGCTTTTCGCTGGCCCAGCCGCTGCGGATCGAGAGCGGCACGATGGGTCTGTCGCTACCGGTGTCGCGCAATGCGGATGGCGCCATTGAGCACCGCCAGCAGGACGCTGATCTGACCCCGGGTGGGCGCGAGTTCAATCTGAGCCTGGCCTATAGCCAGCCTATAGGCTCGGGGCAGTGGCAGATCGGCCTGCAGCACCGGCTCGATGCGGGCCATATCCAGGGCGCCTCATCAAGCGGTCTGGCATTGGGCGTCGGGCAGTCGTTCTAG
- a CDS encoding mechanosensitive ion channel family protein — protein MTTWPSRSYLIGVVASIATVWLATSLISKLVKSPLVARLLTVSVVVLVALQILGAIPIAASVLDAAALSAGEFRISLLTVVKTIFILSVLLTISQMISGFTETRLQSLDEISPSMRVLAGKLVRVGLFTIAIVLGLQSVGLDLTTLTVFSGAIGLGLGFGLQKVVSNLVSGVILLLDKSVKPGDVIEVGDTFGWISKLGARFVSVVTRDGREYLIPNEDLITNQVVNWSHTNPRVRLEVEFGVSYESDPLTVRKVAIEAAAQPKRVLGVPAPVCHLKGYGDSSVDYVLRFWISDPSDGVINIKSDVLIALWYGLKQNGIGIPYPRRDITIIKPVAVTSQADETPVAAKRSRPRSKAPKPAAKSP, from the coding sequence ATGACCACCTGGCCCAGCCGCTCCTATCTGATCGGGGTGGTGGCGAGCATTGCCACGGTCTGGCTGGCAACTTCGCTGATCAGCAAGCTGGTCAAAAGCCCGCTGGTGGCCCGCCTGTTGACCGTCAGCGTCGTTGTGCTGGTGGCGCTTCAAATCCTGGGCGCCATCCCCATTGCCGCTTCAGTGCTCGACGCGGCGGCCCTGTCGGCAGGTGAGTTCCGCATCTCACTGCTTACAGTGGTCAAGACGATCTTCATTCTGAGCGTCTTGCTGACGATCTCGCAGATGATTTCGGGCTTCACCGAAACCCGGCTGCAATCGCTGGACGAGATTTCTCCATCCATGCGCGTGCTGGCCGGCAAGCTGGTTCGGGTCGGCCTGTTCACCATCGCAATTGTGCTGGGTCTGCAATCGGTCGGGCTGGACCTGACCACGCTAACCGTGTTTTCCGGCGCCATTGGTCTGGGGCTTGGTTTCGGACTGCAAAAGGTGGTGTCCAATCTGGTCAGCGGCGTCATCCTGCTGCTCGATAAATCGGTCAAGCCCGGCGATGTGATCGAAGTGGGCGATACCTTTGGCTGGATATCCAAGCTGGGTGCGCGCTTCGTTTCGGTGGTGACGCGCGATGGTCGCGAATATCTCATCCCCAATGAGGATCTGATCACCAATCAGGTGGTCAACTGGTCCCACACCAATCCGCGGGTGCGGCTGGAAGTGGAGTTCGGGGTCTCCTATGAGTCAGACCCGCTGACCGTGCGCAAGGTGGCCATCGAGGCAGCCGCACAGCCCAAGCGCGTGCTCGGCGTTCCCGCGCCGGTCTGTCACCTCAAGGGTTATGGCGATTCCTCGGTCGACTATGTGTTGCGGTTCTGGATTTCCGATCCCAGCGATGGCGTCATCAACATCAAGAGCGATGTGCTGATCGCGCTGTGGTACGGGCTTAAGCAGAACGGCATCGGCATCCCTTATCCGCGTCGCGACATCACCATCATCAAGCCTGTTGCTGTGACCTCCCAAGCGGACGAAACGCCGGTTGCTGCAAAGCGCTCACGTCCCCGGTCCAAGGCCCCAAAACCTGCGGCCAAATCGCCCTAG
- the ectA gene encoding diaminobutyrate acetyltransferase, producing the protein MRAPRDTDGSRVWALIEATPALDSNSLYANLLQCSDFADTCTIAERDGEVVGWMSGYVPPAQPDTLFVWQVCVSDEARGQGLGKRLIADALARVGNAKLTQVSCTITGDNEASWALFGSVAKALNAQLQRAERFDRDSHFAGEHASEFAVSIGPIQRDRVASLAAA; encoded by the coding sequence TTGCGTGCCCCGCGGGATACCGATGGTTCCCGGGTCTGGGCGCTGATCGAGGCAACACCTGCACTCGATAGCAATTCGCTCTACGCCAATCTGCTGCAATGCTCGGATTTCGCCGACACCTGCACCATCGCCGAGCGCGATGGCGAAGTGGTCGGCTGGATGTCGGGCTACGTGCCGCCAGCCCAGCCCGACACACTGTTCGTCTGGCAGGTCTGTGTTAGCGACGAAGCACGCGGCCAAGGCCTGGGCAAACGCTTGATCGCTGACGCGCTAGCCCGTGTGGGCAATGCAAAGCTGACCCAGGTGAGCTGCACCATTACCGGTGACAATGAGGCATCATGGGCGCTCTTCGGCTCCGTAGCCAAGGCGCTTAACGCGCAATTGCAGCGCGCCGAACGCTTTGATCGAGACAGCCATTTCGCCGGCGAACATGCCAGCGAATTCGCCGTGTCGATCGGACCAATTCAACGGGATCGCGTGGCCAGCCTGGCCGCAGCTTGA
- the thpD gene encoding ectoine hydroxylase encodes MPATNTTQQDDYPTRLPAEQWLERKDPTVWGKWSPEAPLTRAETESFEKNGYLVLKGVFSSQEIEALQAESARMRSGEAKLAPENIITEPNSDEVRTVFRLDEQNALFDRLARDKRVAGRVSYLLNDDVYLHQSRLNYKPGFTGKEFYWHSDFETWHAEDGMPRMRAISASVLLTDNDALNGPLMLMPGSHKTYVACAGETPDDNHKTSLKKQEIGVPSQDSLSKLAQTFGVDYAAGRAGTVILFDCNTIHGSNGNITPFPRSNAFFVYNAWDNRVVEPFAAKAPRPAFLSSRDPAAPISIEGGKLV; translated from the coding sequence ATGCCCGCCACCAACACTACCCAGCAGGACGACTACCCCACACGCTTGCCAGCCGAGCAATGGCTCGAGCGCAAGGACCCCACGGTTTGGGGCAAGTGGTCGCCTGAAGCGCCGCTGACCCGCGCCGAAACGGAGTCGTTCGAAAAGAACGGCTATCTCGTGCTCAAGGGTGTCTTTTCATCCCAGGAGATCGAAGCGCTGCAGGCAGAATCTGCGCGCATGCGCTCGGGGGAAGCCAAGCTGGCCCCGGAAAACATCATCACCGAGCCAAATTCGGACGAAGTGCGCACCGTCTTCCGTCTCGACGAGCAGAACGCGCTGTTTGACCGTCTCGCCCGCGACAAGCGCGTGGCCGGTCGTGTCAGCTATCTGCTCAATGACGATGTCTATCTCCACCAGTCGCGCCTGAACTACAAGCCGGGCTTTACCGGCAAGGAATTCTACTGGCACTCCGACTTCGAGACCTGGCACGCCGAGGATGGCATGCCGCGCATGCGCGCCATTTCGGCCTCGGTTCTGCTGACCGACAATGATGCCCTCAACGGGCCGCTCATGCTGATGCCTGGCTCGCACAAGACCTATGTGGCCTGCGCTGGCGAGACCCCGGACGACAACCACAAGACCTCGCTCAAGAAGCAGGAAATTGGTGTGCCCTCGCAGGACAGCCTGTCCAAGCTGGCCCAGACCTTCGGCGTGGACTACGCCGCCGGCCGCGCCGGTACGGTCATCCTGTTCGACTGCAACACCATTCACGGCTCGAACGGCAACATCACGCCATTCCCGCGCTCCAACGCGTTCTTCGTCTACAACGCCTGGGACAATCGCGTGGTCGAGCCCTTTGCGGCAAAGGCACCGCGTCCGGCATTCCTGAGCTCGCGCGATCCTGCGGCACCGATCAGCATTGAGGGCGGCAAACTCGTCTAG